The proteins below are encoded in one region of Aquisphaera giovannonii:
- a CDS encoding tetratricopeptide repeat protein, whose amino-acid sequence MKNEPARAAGTPKTIPVRHQFEHEVPTQIHHSEEDMMVLARWTKHALENPTRFWGTIAAAVIGLLAIVLGATWMSTGTAANSEVWSRLETAKSPADKVKLAEDFPQSPAALWARLEAASNYFDQGVTDLPNNRDVALPTLKKALDNYNDVVKEAPKDSPQARAAAFGKARTLEARNELPKAIEQYELVAKTWPDTPEAAKAKELAAELQKPETVAFYKDLYAYTPPKVNLPPMGTQNLDLPPIVPAPGGEASPGIGTGSLPFTPLVPPPSPQPVEKADTSKPAVQSGSGPAQAIPDAPFSIDLKATPKAGNTAPPVTTPDPTKPQLPLEKPKP is encoded by the coding sequence ATGAAGAACGAACCGGCGCGTGCGGCGGGGACGCCCAAGACCATTCCCGTTCGGCACCAGTTTGAGCATGAGGTGCCGACCCAGATCCATCATTCCGAAGAGGACATGATGGTCCTGGCGCGGTGGACGAAGCATGCCCTCGAGAACCCGACGAGGTTCTGGGGGACCATCGCCGCGGCCGTGATCGGCCTCCTGGCCATCGTCCTGGGCGCGACGTGGATGTCCACCGGCACGGCCGCCAACTCCGAGGTCTGGTCGAGGCTCGAGACCGCCAAATCGCCCGCGGACAAGGTCAAGCTCGCCGAGGATTTCCCCCAGTCGCCGGCCGCACTCTGGGCACGACTCGAGGCCGCGTCCAACTACTTCGACCAGGGCGTGACCGACCTCCCCAACAACCGGGACGTCGCCCTGCCGACCCTCAAGAAGGCCCTCGACAACTACAACGACGTCGTCAAGGAGGCGCCCAAGGATTCGCCGCAGGCCAGGGCGGCCGCCTTCGGCAAGGCGCGGACGCTCGAGGCCCGCAACGAGCTGCCCAAGGCCATCGAGCAGTACGAGCTCGTCGCCAAGACCTGGCCCGACACGCCCGAGGCCGCCAAGGCCAAGGAGCTGGCCGCCGAGCTCCAGAAGCCCGAGACGGTCGCCTTCTACAAGGACCTCTACGCGTACACGCCGCCGAAGGTGAACCTCCCGCCCATGGGGACCCAGAACCTGGACCTGCCCCCGATCGTCCCGGCGCCGGGCGGCGAGGCGTCCCCCGGCATCGGCACCGGCAGCCTCCCGTTCACCCCGCTGGTCCCGCCCCCGTCGCCCCAGCCGGTCGAGAAGGCGGATACCAGCAAGCCGGCGGTGCAGTCCGGCTCCGGCCCGGCCCAGGCCATCCCGGACGCGCCGTTCTCCATCGACCTGAAGGCGACGCCGAAGGCCGGCAACACCGCGCCGCCGGTCACCACGCCGGACCCGACCAAGCCGCAGCTCCCCCTGGAGAAGCCCAAGCCCTGA
- a CDS encoding PP2C family protein-serine/threonine phosphatase, with amino-acid sequence MAARRILLIEDSSTMRRMLGMMLKGEGYDVKTGVDGMDGLAKAREEPRPELIITDFEMPELDGAGVCREVKKDKDLRTIPVIMLTTLGEVQNKIAGLEAGADDYIQKPKSPDEVQEMFARIRAALRAADLTAEVAERNRQLEAAHKKLTFELDLARKVQFALMPRPPKPRGVLQVAVRYTPANQLGGDVYDFYRLENDRLGILVADVSGHGVNSAMLSGMVKALAAPLSIAVLEPGELLAGLDVATEQYFPEGYFCTGFYLIADESTGLVRYAGVGHPPAIVIGPHGTRTLQSNPGMLGIGMVDGTAGDSDRLEPGESLIIYTDGLTDAMDPGDVLFGEDRLMTVLQSHHGADPTEILNRVDEALNQHTSPGRPADDINIIVLQRPAR; translated from the coding sequence ATGGCGGCGCGTCGCATTCTCCTGATCGAAGACAGCTCCACCATGCGTCGCATGCTGGGGATGATGCTCAAGGGGGAAGGCTACGACGTCAAGACCGGCGTGGACGGGATGGACGGCCTGGCGAAGGCGAGGGAGGAGCCCCGACCCGAGCTGATCATCACCGACTTCGAGATGCCCGAGCTGGACGGCGCCGGCGTCTGCCGCGAGGTGAAGAAGGACAAGGATCTGCGGACCATCCCGGTGATCATGCTGACCACGCTCGGGGAGGTCCAGAACAAGATCGCGGGGCTGGAGGCCGGGGCCGACGACTACATCCAGAAGCCCAAGAGCCCCGACGAGGTCCAGGAGATGTTCGCCCGCATCCGCGCCGCCCTGCGGGCCGCGGACCTCACGGCGGAGGTCGCCGAGCGGAACCGCCAGCTGGAGGCCGCCCACAAGAAGTTGACCTTCGAGCTCGACCTGGCGCGCAAGGTCCAGTTCGCCCTCATGCCCCGCCCGCCCAAGCCGCGCGGCGTGCTCCAGGTTGCGGTCCGCTACACGCCCGCCAACCAGCTGGGCGGCGACGTGTACGACTTCTATCGTCTGGAGAACGACCGCCTCGGAATCCTCGTCGCCGACGTCTCCGGGCACGGGGTGAACTCCGCCATGCTCTCGGGCATGGTCAAGGCCCTGGCGGCGCCGCTCTCGATCGCGGTGCTGGAGCCGGGCGAGCTGCTGGCGGGCCTGGACGTGGCCACCGAGCAGTACTTCCCCGAGGGATATTTCTGCACCGGGTTCTATCTCATCGCGGACGAGAGCACGGGGCTGGTCCGGTATGCCGGGGTGGGCCACCCGCCGGCCATCGTCATCGGCCCCCACGGGACGCGGACCCTCCAGTCGAACCCCGGGATGCTCGGCATCGGCATGGTGGACGGGACGGCCGGTGACTCCGACCGGCTGGAGCCGGGCGAGTCCCTGATCATCTACACCGACGGGCTGACCGACGCCATGGACCCCGGCGATGTCCTCTTCGGCGAGGACCGGCTCATGACCGTTCTCCAGTCCCACCACGGCGCCGACCCCACCGAGATCCTCAACCGGGTGGACGAGGCGCTCAACCAGCACACCTCCCCCGGTCGTCCGGCGGACGACATCAACATCATCGTTCTCCAGCGTCCGGCGCGGTGA
- a CDS encoding CRTAC1 family protein, with protein MSRLARRREWSFLLGALVVVGLGYGGWRIARAYRREAALAGIRRHIEQGRHGLAAQALAQVLASEPDLDEASYLLGLCEKNRNRPEAADAAWARVAPGSRFASAAVTGRASILIDGGRLADAEELLTRALGDPKIDGFEPRRLLTPLLWQEGRVAEAQRLVEANWESMKGTGREGSQEAIELARLHIAMRVGTASADSVRNFLDRAGRLAPDDPRIQLGRANLAIRQGALADAARLLEECLRRSPEDVPAWRSRLELARAAGKLEDVLAALAHLPAADADDAELHRQAAWIAARSGDGEVETRQLESLAEADPGDVSTLDRLAELAIREGRPARAEELRRRKAELDRLNEQYKELLLRDQPVRDAARMAELAGRLGHRFEARVFASVALASDPDREDMRALLARPGGRGRDGQVAGPTLADALRSELGESAAGAGMPRALPAAPDAAAVLPRFDDDAPRAGLAHVFRNGESAAHALPEVSSGGVGLIDFDGDGWLDVYAVQGGTFPPANPAVRDWKGVAGEALPSRGDRLFRNRRDGTFEDVTESAGLPAGSRGYGHGVAVGDYDNDGHADLFVTRWRSYALYRNLGNGTFEDATVAAGLGGDRDWPTSAAFADLDNDGDLDLYVCHYLRWDADHPRLCQNDARTAYTSCDPLEFDALPDHVFRNDGGRFADVTVEAGIVDRDGRGFGVVAADVDDDGRVDLFVANDRSANYLFRNLGGFRFEEQGLVAGVACNAHGSNQAGMGVAAGDLDGDGKLDLAVTNFHDESTTLFLNLGGGLFVDHTAAIGLAAPSRTRLGFGIAFLDANNDGTLDLLTANGHVNDYRPKVPYAMRAQLLVGGPGGWLTDVTDRVGPPFLIPHLGRGLASGDVDNDGRVDALLVAANEPLVYLHNRTAGGHFLTVALEGTKSARDAVGARVAIEAAGLRRVSQRLGGGSFLSAGDPRLHFGLGPATRVDRIEVRWPSGKVDNFRDVEADRAYRFREGEGQPAPGR; from the coding sequence ATGAGCCGACTCGCTCGTCGTCGGGAGTGGTCGTTCTTGCTCGGAGCCCTGGTCGTCGTCGGCCTCGGATACGGCGGATGGCGCATTGCGAGGGCGTATCGCAGGGAGGCGGCGCTGGCCGGCATCCGGAGGCACATCGAGCAGGGCAGGCACGGGCTGGCCGCGCAGGCCCTGGCCCAGGTCCTGGCTTCCGAACCTGACCTGGACGAGGCGTCCTACCTCCTGGGCCTCTGCGAGAAGAACCGCAACCGGCCGGAGGCGGCGGACGCGGCGTGGGCCCGCGTCGCGCCCGGCTCCCGGTTCGCCTCGGCGGCGGTGACGGGCCGGGCCTCGATCCTGATCGATGGCGGCCGCCTGGCGGACGCCGAGGAGCTGCTCACCCGAGCGCTGGGCGACCCGAAGATCGACGGCTTCGAGCCTCGCCGACTGCTCACGCCGCTCCTCTGGCAGGAGGGACGCGTCGCGGAGGCGCAGCGGCTGGTCGAGGCGAACTGGGAGTCGATGAAGGGGACGGGTCGGGAAGGCTCCCAGGAGGCGATCGAGCTGGCCCGGCTGCACATCGCCATGCGGGTCGGCACGGCCTCCGCGGACTCGGTCCGCAACTTCCTGGATCGGGCCGGGCGCCTGGCGCCGGACGACCCTCGAATCCAACTCGGGAGGGCCAACCTGGCGATCCGCCAGGGCGCCCTCGCCGACGCCGCCCGCCTGCTGGAGGAGTGCCTGCGGCGATCTCCCGAGGATGTGCCGGCCTGGAGGTCCCGACTGGAGCTGGCGCGAGCGGCCGGGAAGCTGGAGGACGTCCTCGCGGCCCTGGCTCATCTGCCGGCGGCCGACGCGGACGACGCTGAGCTGCACCGCCAGGCCGCCTGGATCGCGGCCCGCAGCGGAGACGGCGAGGTCGAGACGCGCCAGCTCGAATCGCTCGCGGAGGCCGATCCCGGCGACGTCTCGACGCTGGACCGCCTCGCCGAGCTGGCGATCCGCGAAGGCCGGCCGGCCCGTGCCGAGGAGCTCCGCCGGCGGAAGGCCGAGCTCGACCGCCTCAATGAGCAGTACAAGGAGCTCCTCCTCCGCGACCAGCCCGTCCGCGACGCCGCGAGGATGGCCGAACTGGCCGGGCGGCTCGGCCATCGGTTCGAGGCCCGCGTCTTCGCCAGCGTCGCGCTCGCGAGCGACCCGGATCGAGAGGACATGCGTGCCCTCCTGGCCCGCCCGGGGGGACGAGGCCGGGACGGCCAGGTCGCCGGGCCGACGCTGGCCGATGCGCTCCGCTCCGAGCTGGGCGAATCCGCCGCCGGGGCAGGGATGCCCCGGGCCTTGCCGGCCGCCCCAGACGCCGCGGCCGTGTTGCCCCGATTCGACGACGATGCCCCCCGGGCCGGCCTCGCCCACGTCTTCCGCAACGGCGAGTCCGCGGCCCATGCCCTGCCGGAGGTCTCCAGCGGCGGGGTGGGGCTGATCGACTTCGACGGCGACGGCTGGCTCGACGTCTATGCCGTTCAGGGGGGCACGTTCCCGCCCGCGAACCCGGCCGTCCGGGATTGGAAGGGCGTCGCCGGCGAAGCGCTCCCCTCGCGGGGGGACCGGCTCTTCCGGAACCGTCGGGACGGCACCTTCGAGGACGTGACCGAGTCCGCGGGCCTGCCGGCTGGGTCGCGGGGATATGGCCACGGCGTGGCGGTCGGTGACTACGACAACGACGGGCATGCCGACCTGTTCGTCACCCGCTGGCGGTCGTATGCGCTCTATCGGAACCTCGGCAACGGGACGTTCGAGGACGCGACCGTCGCGGCCGGGCTGGGGGGGGATCGCGACTGGCCGACTTCCGCCGCGTTCGCCGACCTGGACAATGACGGGGACCTGGATCTGTACGTCTGCCACTACCTCCGATGGGACGCCGATCATCCCCGCCTCTGCCAGAACGACGCACGCACCGCCTACACGAGCTGCGACCCGCTCGAATTCGATGCGCTGCCGGATCACGTCTTCCGCAACGACGGGGGCCGATTCGCCGACGTGACCGTCGAGGCCGGCATCGTCGACCGCGACGGACGCGGCTTCGGGGTGGTCGCGGCCGACGTGGACGACGACGGCCGCGTGGACCTGTTCGTGGCCAACGACCGCTCGGCGAACTACCTGTTCCGCAACCTGGGAGGGTTCCGCTTCGAAGAGCAAGGGCTGGTCGCGGGGGTGGCCTGCAACGCCCACGGCAGCAATCAGGCCGGGATGGGGGTCGCCGCCGGAGACCTCGACGGGGACGGCAAGCTCGACCTCGCGGTCACCAACTTCCACGACGAGTCCACGACGCTCTTCCTGAACCTCGGGGGGGGCCTTTTCGTGGACCACACCGCGGCCATCGGCCTCGCCGCGCCGAGCCGGACTCGTCTCGGCTTCGGGATCGCCTTCCTCGACGCGAACAACGACGGAACGCTCGACCTCCTGACCGCCAACGGGCACGTGAACGACTACCGGCCGAAGGTCCCCTACGCGATGCGTGCGCAACTGCTGGTAGGCGGCCCGGGGGGCTGGCTGACGGACGTCACCGATCGGGTTGGGCCGCCGTTCCTCATCCCCCACCTCGGCCGTGGGCTGGCGAGCGGCGACGTGGACAACGACGGGCGCGTGGACGCCCTGCTCGTCGCCGCGAACGAGCCGCTGGTCTATCTCCACAATCGGACCGCCGGGGGCCATTTCCTGACGGTCGCCCTTGAGGGCACGAAGTCCGCCCGGGACGCCGTGGGGGCCAGGGTGGCCATCGAGGCGGCCGGCCTACGTCGGGTCTCGCAGCGGCTCGGCGGCGGCAGCTTCCTTTCGGCCGGCGATCCCCGGCTCCACTTCGGACTCGGCCCCGCGACCCGGGTCGACCGGATCGAGGTTCGCTGGCCTTCGGGGAAGGTGGACAATTTCCGGGACGTCGAGGCCGACAGGGCCTATCGGTTCCGCGAAGGTGAGGGACAACCGGCCCCGGGGCGCTGA
- a CDS encoding response regulator: protein MAARRILLIEDSSTMRRMLDMMLKREGFEVRTAVDGEDGLAKAREEPLPELILTDHEMPGLDGSGVCREVKKDGVLKAIPIIIMTTLGEVEKEAAAREAGADDYIQKPKSPDEVKEMVERIHKALEAADLVASVAERNRQLEAKHKKLID, encoded by the coding sequence ATGGCGGCGCGTCGCATCCTGCTGATCGAGGACAGCTCCACCATGCGGCGGATGCTGGACATGATGCTCAAGCGCGAGGGTTTCGAGGTCCGGACGGCCGTGGATGGCGAAGACGGCCTGGCGAAGGCCAGGGAGGAGCCCCTGCCGGAACTCATCCTCACCGACCATGAGATGCCCGGCCTCGACGGCTCGGGCGTCTGCCGCGAGGTGAAGAAGGACGGCGTGCTGAAGGCCATCCCGATCATCATCATGACGACGCTGGGGGAGGTCGAGAAGGAAGCGGCTGCTCGCGAGGCCGGGGCCGACGACTACATCCAGAAGCCCAAGAGTCCCGACGAGGTCAAGGAAATGGTCGAGCGGATTCACAAGGCGTTGGAAGCCGCGGACTTGGTGGCGTCTGTGGCGGAGCGGAACCGGCAACTTGAGGCCAAGCATAAGAAGTTGATCGATTAA
- a CDS encoding STAS domain-containing protein, with translation MAIDPAGPHAIALDGPATIYEASALRDVLRDAAATGEDLLIDLRETGKWDLAGVQLLVSCVRTGRRGGRSIRLSNVPKACAEVAERSGLGDWLRSVSD, from the coding sequence ATGGCGATCGATCCCGCGGGCCCGCATGCCATCGCGCTCGATGGCCCGGCCACGATCTACGAGGCCTCCGCGCTCCGTGACGTCCTGCGAGACGCCGCGGCGACCGGCGAGGACCTTCTCATCGACCTGCGAGAGACGGGGAAGTGGGACCTCGCCGGGGTGCAGCTCCTGGTCTCCTGCGTCCGCACGGGAAGGCGGGGGGGACGATCGATCCGGCTGTCGAATGTGCCGAAGGCGTGCGCCGAGGTCGCCGAACGATCGGGGCTCGGCGACTGGCTCCGCTCCGTCTCCGACTGA
- a CDS encoding RluA family pseudouridine synthase: MDESEADESTLSEAPQEFEVRPRTDGKRIDAYLASRYTDYSRSVIQRIIEAEAVQVNGRAVKASYKVRAGDRVRLWLPELPDTTPVPEDIPIDVVYEDRWLTVVNKPPNMVTHPARGNWRGTLVNAIQFHYDNLSTVAGEDRPGIVHRLDRDTTGLLVVVKDDAAHRGLGLQFENREVHKEYLAIVYGEPERDSDYVEKAIGFHPITREKMAIRPEQDGGRPALTFYEVIERFRGYALVRCKPRTGRTHQIRVHLAHVGHPIVADRAYSSRASLTVRELIDDSAPRPAPGEDLDRILIDRQALHAAALRFTHPATGLPLELAAPLPLDMAKTIEALKAYRSR, translated from the coding sequence ATGGACGAGTCGGAGGCGGATGAGTCGACGCTCTCGGAAGCTCCCCAGGAGTTCGAGGTCCGCCCGCGGACCGACGGCAAGCGGATCGACGCGTACCTCGCCAGCCGCTACACCGATTACTCCCGGAGCGTCATCCAGCGGATCATCGAGGCCGAGGCCGTCCAGGTGAACGGCCGCGCGGTGAAGGCCAGCTACAAGGTCCGCGCCGGGGACAGGGTCCGCCTCTGGCTCCCCGAGCTGCCCGACACCACGCCCGTCCCCGAGGACATCCCGATCGACGTGGTGTACGAGGACCGGTGGCTCACCGTCGTGAACAAGCCGCCGAACATGGTCACGCACCCGGCGAGGGGGAACTGGCGGGGGACGCTCGTCAACGCGATCCAGTTCCATTACGACAACCTCTCGACCGTAGCCGGCGAGGACCGACCGGGGATCGTCCACCGCCTCGACCGCGACACCACCGGCCTGCTCGTCGTCGTGAAGGACGACGCGGCCCATCGGGGGCTCGGACTCCAGTTCGAGAACCGGGAGGTCCACAAGGAATACCTCGCGATCGTCTACGGCGAGCCGGAGCGGGACAGCGACTACGTCGAGAAGGCGATCGGCTTCCACCCGATCACCCGCGAGAAGATGGCGATCCGGCCCGAGCAGGACGGCGGCCGGCCGGCGTTGACCTTCTACGAGGTCATCGAGCGATTCCGCGGCTACGCGCTCGTCCGCTGCAAGCCCAGGACCGGCCGCACCCACCAGATCCGCGTCCACCTGGCCCACGTCGGCCACCCGATCGTCGCCGACCGGGCCTACTCCTCCCGCGCCTCGCTGACGGTCCGCGAACTCATCGACGACTCCGCCCCCCGACCCGCCCCGGGCGAGGACCTCGACCGCATCCTCATCGACCGCCAGGCCCTCCACGCCGCGGCGCTCCGCTTCACTCACCCCGCCACCGGCCTGCCCCTGGAACTCGCCGCCCCCTTGCCCCTCGACATGGCCAAGACGATCGAGGCGCTGAAGGCGTATCGATCCAGGTGA
- a CDS encoding DUF1559 domain-containing protein, translating to MTRTNRTRGFTLIELLVVIAIIAVLIALLLPAVQSAREAARRAQCINNLKQVGLAMHNYESANSSLPPGVKGCCWGTWLNFVLPFMEGANLFNAYNFSGNNRYEDLGIQNGQFRYAGAANTTVTYTHFSAFQCPSDPNANNLPNGTGITCHNYVVNFGNTITTQPAFYLVNGIKIPFLGAPFTQMGAPDSDIASGSQQSAASGTVKLSAITDGLSNTLMTSEILIGSGWNLHGYSWWGYAPQFTGLYPPNSSQPDVMQGASYCNSPNTNPQGVTCVGATGSVGSDGTYTGLGMINIPRSRHPGGVSAGMCDGSVRFIKNSVSPQIFQALSSSKGGEVLSSDAY from the coding sequence ATGACGCGCACGAACCGAACGCGAGGTTTCACGCTGATCGAGCTGCTGGTGGTGATCGCCATCATCGCCGTCCTCATCGCCCTGCTCCTGCCCGCGGTGCAGTCGGCCCGCGAGGCGGCCCGCCGCGCCCAGTGCATCAACAACCTCAAGCAGGTCGGGCTGGCCATGCACAACTACGAGAGCGCGAACAGCAGCCTGCCGCCGGGGGTCAAGGGATGCTGCTGGGGGACGTGGCTCAACTTCGTCCTGCCCTTCATGGAAGGGGCCAACCTCTTCAACGCCTACAATTTCAGCGGGAACAACCGCTACGAGGACCTCGGCATCCAGAACGGCCAGTTCCGCTACGCCGGGGCCGCCAACACGACGGTCACCTACACGCACTTCAGCGCCTTCCAGTGCCCCAGCGACCCGAATGCCAACAACCTGCCCAACGGCACCGGCATCACCTGCCACAACTACGTCGTGAACTTCGGCAACACCATCACGACCCAGCCCGCCTTCTACCTGGTCAACGGGATCAAGATCCCCTTCCTCGGCGCGCCATTCACCCAGATGGGGGCGCCGGACTCCGACATCGCGTCGGGGTCGCAGCAGTCGGCCGCGTCCGGGACCGTCAAGCTCTCCGCGATCACCGACGGCCTGAGCAACACGCTGATGACCTCGGAGATCCTGATCGGCAGCGGCTGGAACCTCCACGGGTATTCCTGGTGGGGCTACGCGCCGCAGTTCACCGGCCTCTATCCGCCGAATTCGTCCCAGCCGGACGTCATGCAGGGCGCCAGCTACTGCAACTCGCCGAACACCAACCCGCAGGGCGTCACCTGCGTCGGGGCGACCGGCTCGGTCGGCTCCGACGGCACCTACACCGGCCTGGGGATGATCAACATCCCCCGCAGCCGGCACCCCGGGGGCGTCAGCGCCGGGATGTGCGACGGGAGCGTCCGGTTCATCAAGAACTCGGTCAGCCCCCAGATCTTCCAGGCCCTCTCCAGCTCCAAGGGCGGAGAGGTGCTCAGCTCGGACGCGTACTGA
- a CDS encoding ferrochelatase yields MNRELSMSELRGASGLAEDVSYDAILVVGFGGPERGEDVMPFLENVTRGRNVPRERLEEVAKHYDHFGGRSPINDHVRDLIAALGPELKRHGVMTPVYWGNRNWHPFLADTLKEMEAAGVRRALAVVLAAYSSYSSCRQYREDIERAREETGAGAPDVDKVRVFYNHPEFVAANADRVREAMAKIEAAARPAFHVTFTAHSIPESMARTSRYEAQLLETCRLVAEEIGVPREGWSLVYQSRSGRPQDPWLGPDILDHLRDLKGRGTAGVIVHPIGFLSDHMEVLYDLDEEARLLCEEIGLPMVRSRTVGTHRGFVRMLRELICERLAGARSEERRSLGQFGPSHDVCPLDCCLPPQRPARAHAAT; encoded by the coding sequence ATGAATCGCGAACTGTCCATGAGCGAACTTCGCGGGGCGAGCGGTCTTGCCGAGGACGTGAGCTACGATGCCATCCTGGTCGTCGGCTTCGGGGGTCCGGAGCGGGGCGAGGACGTGATGCCGTTCCTCGAGAACGTAACCCGAGGGCGGAACGTGCCCCGCGAGCGGCTGGAGGAGGTTGCCAAGCATTACGACCACTTCGGCGGCAGGAGCCCGATCAACGACCACGTCCGCGACCTGATCGCGGCGCTCGGGCCCGAGCTGAAGCGGCACGGCGTGATGACCCCGGTGTACTGGGGGAATCGGAACTGGCATCCGTTCCTGGCCGACACCCTGAAGGAGATGGAAGCGGCCGGCGTGCGACGGGCCCTGGCCGTGGTCCTGGCGGCGTACAGCTCCTACTCGAGCTGCCGGCAGTATCGCGAGGACATCGAGCGGGCCCGCGAGGAGACCGGGGCGGGGGCGCCGGACGTCGACAAGGTGAGGGTCTTCTACAACCATCCCGAATTCGTCGCCGCGAATGCCGACCGTGTCCGCGAGGCGATGGCGAAGATCGAGGCGGCGGCGAGGCCGGCCTTCCATGTCACGTTCACGGCCCACAGCATCCCGGAGTCCATGGCGAGGACGTCCCGCTACGAGGCGCAGCTCCTGGAGACGTGCCGGCTCGTGGCCGAGGAGATCGGGGTGCCCCGCGAGGGCTGGAGCCTGGTCTACCAGAGCCGGAGCGGCCGCCCGCAGGATCCCTGGCTCGGCCCGGACATCCTCGACCACCTGCGCGACCTGAAGGGGCGGGGCACGGCGGGGGTGATCGTGCACCCGATCGGCTTCCTGTCCGATCACATGGAGGTGCTCTACGACCTCGACGAGGAGGCGAGGCTGCTCTGCGAGGAGATCGGCCTGCCGATGGTCCGATCGAGGACCGTGGGGACGCATCGCGGCTTCGTCCGGATGCTCCGCGAGCTCATCTGTGAGCGGCTCGCCGGCGCCCGGTCGGAGGAACGCCGGTCCCTCGGCCAGTTCGGGCCCAGCCACGACGTCTGCCCGCTCGACTGCTGCCTCCCGCCGCAGCGGCCCGCCCGCGCCCACGCCGCGACGTGA
- a CDS encoding lipase family protein produces MSVAPVDGSPRIPASQPVRTPDAIEAGMAPETSVTFTIPIQVSISLGTPTLAAGPATARPGVAGPAVGLREGLFGAPAPPPVADSKFDADSLLADDFGWKTALSLALASRLSYAERAVVESTGLNVYGMETCAFFEADDTQCFLATSPGAVLLAFRGTEQLADWLANLNVIYTTRPYGTVHRGFLGAFQVVEPQLRIALGGFRGRKLLLTGHSLGGALAMIAAAEWQGTFPIDRIYTYGQPAVGRSSYVSFMESHYDGKIFRFVNDDDVVPQVPPTYRHVGKLIHFDATGNLEGLAGAITERPSPRMVEAAPSPADPPMLSQAEFDQLRASLLVQKAAAASPGRESVGQPGLEGFFPSVSDHGIDRYIAKIFAQAGG; encoded by the coding sequence ATGAGCGTTGCCCCGGTCGACGGAAGCCCCCGCATCCCAGCCAGCCAGCCAGTCCGGACGCCGGATGCAATCGAGGCCGGGATGGCCCCGGAGACCTCCGTGACGTTCACGATCCCCATCCAGGTCTCGATCTCGCTGGGCACGCCGACGCTCGCGGCCGGCCCCGCGACCGCCCGGCCCGGGGTGGCGGGGCCCGCCGTCGGGCTCCGAGAAGGCCTCTTCGGGGCGCCCGCGCCGCCGCCGGTCGCGGATTCGAAGTTCGACGCGGACTCGCTCCTCGCGGACGACTTCGGCTGGAAGACCGCCCTGTCTCTCGCGCTGGCGAGCCGGCTCTCCTATGCGGAGCGGGCGGTGGTCGAGAGCACCGGGCTGAACGTGTACGGGATGGAGACGTGCGCGTTCTTCGAGGCCGACGACACCCAGTGCTTCCTCGCGACGTCCCCCGGGGCCGTGCTCCTGGCGTTCCGCGGCACCGAGCAGCTCGCCGACTGGCTCGCCAACCTGAACGTCATCTACACGACGAGGCCCTACGGCACGGTCCACCGCGGCTTCCTCGGGGCGTTCCAGGTCGTCGAGCCGCAGCTCCGAATCGCCCTGGGCGGATTCCGCGGCCGGAAGCTCCTCCTGACGGGCCACAGCCTCGGCGGCGCCCTCGCGATGATCGCCGCCGCCGAGTGGCAGGGCACATTCCCGATCGACCGGATCTACACCTACGGCCAGCCGGCCGTCGGGCGTTCGAGCTACGTGTCGTTCATGGAGTCGCATTACGACGGCAAGATCTTCCGGTTCGTCAACGACGACGACGTGGTCCCCCAGGTCCCGCCGACGTATCGCCACGTCGGCAAGCTGATCCACTTCGACGCGACGGGAAACCTCGAGGGGCTCGCGGGAGCGATCACCGAGCGCCCGTCCCCCCGCATGGTGGAGGCTGCGCCCTCGCCGGCCGATCCCCCGATGCTGTCCCAGGCGGAGTTCGACCAGCTCCGCGCCAGCCTCCTCGTGCAGAAGGCCGCGGCGGCATCCCCGGGCCGGGAGTCGGTCGGTCAGCCGGGGCTGGAGGGATTCTTCCCCAGCGTGAGCGACCACGGGATCGATCGCTACATCGCCAAGATCTTCGCGCAGGCCGGGGGCTGA
- a CDS encoding carboxypeptidase-like regulatory domain-containing protein, with translation MRSRETWIGIFTVCALALGAGCSGPEDDLPREPVSGTVSLDGKPLPGGTITFTPAGGGASAGGATIKDGSFSIGREGGLVPGNYAVAIYASDRPEGQERPKQAGGLKEFKVAKELIPAKYNAKSELKAEIKKGGGNALQFALDSK, from the coding sequence ATGCGCTCGAGAGAGACGTGGATTGGCATTTTCACGGTTTGCGCCCTGGCGCTCGGGGCCGGCTGTTCGGGCCCCGAGGACGACCTGCCGCGGGAGCCCGTCAGCGGGACGGTCAGCCTCGACGGGAAGCCCCTGCCCGGCGGCACCATCACCTTCACGCCGGCAGGCGGGGGGGCGTCCGCGGGGGGGGCGACGATCAAGGACGGCTCGTTCTCGATCGGCCGCGAGGGCGGGCTCGTCCCCGGCAATTACGCCGTGGCCATCTACGCGTCCGACCGGCCGGAGGGCCAGGAGAGGCCGAAGCAGGCCGGCGGCCTGAAGGAATTCAAGGTGGCCAAGGAGCTGATCCCGGCGAAGTACAACGCCAAGTCCGAGCTCAAGGCCGAGATCAAGAAGGGGGGTGGCAACGCACTCCAGTTCGCCCTCGATTCGAAGTGA